One Cucumis sativus cultivar 9930 chromosome 1, Cucumber_9930_V3, whole genome shotgun sequence DNA segment encodes these proteins:
- the LOC101218262 gene encoding heavy metal-associated isoprenylated plant protein 7: MGEEEKKPDEKTVSAEEMAVQKPPPEDVNAKEKKDESKPSEKEETKTEESKDGKEPTKEQAPPPPPPEIVLKVYMHCEGCARKVRRCLRGFEGVEDVITDCKTHKVVVKGEKADPLKVLDRVQRKSHRQVELLSPIPKPPEPEELKPEEKEKPKPEEKKEEPQVVTVVLGVHMHCEACAQEIKKRILRMKGVDAVEADLKASQVSVTGVFDPPKLVDYVYKRTGKHAVIVKTDPEKKQKETEAKETKEEKANEESGKEKKGDEGGENKESNKEAEGGGGEAKSAVEVTPEETILVELKKNEYYQHYPQRYAMEMYAYPPQIFSDENPNACSVM, encoded by the exons ATGGGAGag gAGGAGAAGAAGCCCGACGAGAAGACAGTATCTGCTGAAGAAATGGCTGTTCAAAAACCCCCGCCTGAGGATGTTAATGCCAAGGAGAAGAAGGATGAAAGTAAGCCTTCCGAGAAAGAGGAGACGAAAACAGAGGAATCTAAGGATGGGAAGGAACCCACCAAGGAGCAAGCTCCACCCCCGCCTCCGCCGGAGATTGTGCTTAAGGTTTACATGCATTGTGAAGGATGTGCTCGGAAAGTTCGCCGTTGTCTCAGAGGCTTTGAAG GGGTTGAAGATGTAATCACTGATTGCAAGACCCATAAAGTGGTTGTGAAAGGGGAAAAGGCGGATCCATTGAAGGTTTTGGATAGAGTTCAGAGGAAGAGTCACAGACAGGTGGAGCTTCTATCTCCGATCCCAAAACCGCCGGAGCCGGAGGAACTAAAACCAGAGGAGAAGGAGAAGCCCAAAcctgaagagaagaaagaagag CCTCAGGTCGTGACTGTAGTATTAGGAGTCCATATGCATTGCGAAGCTTGCGCCCAAGAAATCAAAAAGCGCATATTGAGAATGAAAG GGGTAGATGCAGTTGAGGCAGATCTGAAAGCGTCACAAGTTTCAGTGACGGGCGTTTTCGACCCACCAAAGCTTGTGGATTATGTGTACAAAAGAACTGGAAAACACGCCGTGATAGTGAAGACAGACCcagaaaagaaacagaaagaaaCAGAAGCTAAAGAaacgaaagaagaaaaagcaaatgaagaaagtgggaaagagaagaaaggcGACGAGGGGGGCGAGAACAAAGAGAGCAACAAAGAAGCAGAGGGTGGCGGCGGAGAGGCTAAATCCGCCGTAGAAGTAACGCCGGAAGAAACAATATTGGTGgaattgaaaaagaatgaatattATCAGCATTACCCACAAAGGTACGCCATGGAAATGTACGCGTATCCTCCCCAGATTTTCAGTGATGAAAACCCTAATGCATGTTCTGTTATGTGA